The genomic segment AGAGTAGGTGACAGAATGCTGTTTAAGCCTAACATCTTCTGACACTtcttgctatatttttcaatgtttattttttatgtatttatttatatttagcgACTATCCGATACATTCCTGCGCTGGATCACTTGGTGGCACTCTAAAATGACTTAGtggaaatgaattattttatccACGAACGGGCAGGCccatactgtatatggacaGCGCACAGGTTGACTGACCCATATAGAAAGGCGAAAGCAGGTGGggttggaaggaggaggaggccggaTAAGCATTTAGGCTTTGTCACATCGAAGATGTGATTATAgctttaaatacattattacatttatttatacaaacatGATATCATGTATATCAACATGAACGAAGCCCAAACACCATACAGTCATATTTGGTGGATCTGTGGTGACAtcaagtgtttaaaaaagacattgcagacgtttaaagttcctacaggTGCTTTGAAATGGTCCTCATCCCCATTAACCCAAGTGAGGCGGAAGTGCTTTTACCCGATTTGCCGCACGCTGAAGTAGTTTTGCGCATATTCCGGATTGCTACATTGACCCATTCGATACAGCAGAAAGAGCTGCAGTGATTCCTGTAGGGCACTTGGCACGCACTTTGCGATTTACATTACCCCCACCTACAGAGCTGGAGTGGAACATCACCAAGCACAAGCCAGACAGACTTTCTAAGATTGTTCCGCCTTGGTGGAGGTCCACGCTCAACTGAGTGCCATTCCAGTCTAGTATTCATGTCTACTGGACCCTTTTGCAAATAAGGTTTTGCTAATCTCACTTATTTATCACTTTGAAGATTGGACTAACACTACAACATAAAACATGTTGTTTATGTACATTATATCTCAAACTGCCAATTAAACACTGGATCTGCATTGGagcttgtgcaagtgtacctaatgactCCATTGGGGCAATAAGCTTGCGTGCAAGTGAAATCTTCAAAGACTGTACAGCTGCTGTGACCTCGTAGCTTGACAACCAAACTTGTTCTGAGTTATAAACACAAGTCAGAGTACTGTTTTTGCAAGTAGCTTGTTGAACAGCTGTGATTAATAGAATCATGTGTAGTAGATTAAGGGGTACCTGaaaatttgttgttgacttgGCGATTCTCTGTTGACCAATCATCAAACGGCCGTGTGTCTAGCTTCACTCTTTAGGTGCCATGCCACTATAGTTGGTATTGATTGCATTTGTATTACCTACAGGGAGGACCGGGATGTGACTACTGCAGAATAAGCAGTGATGATGTGAATGCAGCTCTGGGCCTGACCTCCAAAAATCAGTTTGGAAGTAAGTTGGAGTCTTTTTGTTAACTATTTCCTCAGCCAGCAATACGTTTTAGGCTACAGTAGATGTGTAATTTCTATTATATTTGAAAATTTAAATAACTCCCTtactatttttaattgtaatgtctAAAGTATGACGAttgacacacacaaagcatTACAACAAAAGGAGGTGTTAAATGCGATATAGTTCCATAAAAatctttgtaaataaaatgtgttacaaATGTCAAAGTCTAAGcattcatactgtattttctacATGTACCTTCCTTCCTTAGCTTGTTTACCATGGCCATGTTTTAAGCTGTTGGGTGAAGAGGACCCTGGCATCTGTAACCACTACGTTCAAGCACCCACTGATGTGACTATTGAGTTTGTACCCGATCCAGAGCCCAAGTCTGATACTATGGTTGTCTCCTGGAAGCCAAGTCAATATGGTGTGTTGACCTATTCCAACAGACTCATATCTCGtcctatacagtacattaaagcCACTTTCTGTTTGCGCATGCTTTTAAATAAGAAACCTGCTCATAAGTCATGTCAGACAGGAGCCCCGCTGTTATCTCTGCTTGACATGGATAAGGTTTAGTTCAAGTAATGCTAATGAAAATACTGTAACTTTACTGTATGTCTGACACACTGCGCTTTTGAACATTATGCGTGCCAATTAAGTTTAATAATGGTTGTAAAAGTGTAagagacatactgtacactgcTTTACCACTGATACCAGCAGCATTCATGATATGACACCAGATGAATCATGTATTTTGTCTTCAAATCACAGGTCACAGTTTTATTTAgaatctttataatttttttgtgtctttacaACAGTATGTGAGCTCACAACATGGGCCATAATGTCTTTTTAATGTTATGGCATTTTCAAAGGGTAGATGAGACTGTCAATCACCGGTTTCccgtgaattattattttattattatgataaataattttaccaatTACTTCCCGTACAAATGACATGGCCTATGTGTCTGTTTCAAAAATCGAATGTGGCCCATGTGCACCAAAGTTGCCTGTCCCTGAGGAAGAGCAACTCAAATGTGCGGACATCGAAACATTTCCAAATAGTATATGAGAAAATCCAAAAGCTGTCTAGTGGAATACATTGTGGTCTTTTACGAGCATGCGTTTTTAGTTTGTCCCCCCCCCTTTGTTGCAGGTATCACCTTCTTGCGAGGCTTTCAGGTGATCCTCCAGCCCCTGGGAGGTTTCGGTGTTGCCTGTCAGCTCTTTCTTTTCCAGAAAAACCTCACGCTCTCAGCATCACACGCTCAAAAGGTATTTATCACGGAGGTGTTACATGTCAACAAAAGCATTGAAGTCGTTTTCCAGACTTTTTGGTCTGATAACAGACCAAACAGATAACATCCTTCCACACCTCCAGAATAATTATAGACAGACtggttgtacagtatgttgttgttgtccagTTAAAAACATGTTAGTTTAATCTCCAAATGGTGGAGATGCATTTTACTGGAGAGTCAAGATATGAACCTGTTGAAATCAAGATAATTGATGACTGGTACTACTTTATATTACACAGTATATCATTACATTCtaattaaacaaatgttttaatgaaatCACAAAGCAATTAACACTTATACTGCAAATAAACGTTCAGTGACAAAGAACAACTTCGAAGTAATAACATGGCCTTATATATTGTAATGTAAAAGTATAACATGTAAGTCTTTAAGATACACAAAATAAGCTTCATAGCTATGAAATAAAGCATGTATTCAAACAAAATCtgatgaagagaaaaaaaatggcaaaaacattCAGCTTCTAAAATTATTTTGGGCAAAGAaagatgaattattttttgcataatttccccacttaaatgtttaagataatcaaccaaatgtaaatatcattcacagataacccaagtaaacataaaattcagtttttaaatatgaattttatttattaaggaaaataaaCTATTAAACGCTACCTagccttgtgtgaaaaagaatTGTCCCCTTTGTTCAATCATGAATCAACTGTGGCTAATCGTCTTTTTGGGAAAGCTGAgctcattttcactgaccacataCAAGCCTGATTACgaccagacctgttcaatcaaggaatcgcttaaatagaacctgggtaaaaaaattaagtctgcgaaaagatctcaaaaagccgcaacaaaatgccacgaccCAATggaattcaagaacagatgttcgcaaacatgttttttttagtattatCTCTACATACAGTTTCTCCATATTAAGTTGTCCAGCAACATCTGGCAGTTTTTGGGCAGCATCCTTTGGATGCGGATACTCTGATCTTTGTAACTCTGTGTTATGATCATGACATCAGCctagtaattgacatctatcagtctggaaaggggtACATAGCCATtactaaagctttaggactccagcgaaccaccgTGAGAGGCATTATCCCCAAATTAATAAAACATGTGGTGAAAcgtcccaggagtggccggcctacaaaaattaccccaagagcactcatccaggaggtcactaagaaacccaggacaacatctaaagagcTGCAGGCGTCCCCTGCCTCAATTAAGGTCAGTgttggcatccatggcagagttccaaggcgaaaaccgcTGCtggccaaaaagaacataaacactcatcttacttttgcaaaaaaaacatctgaatgattcccaagaccttTGGGAGACTGTTCTATGGAGTGACAAgacgaaagttgaactttttgggagGTGTGTGTCTCCTTGCATttggcgtaaatgtaacacagcatttcagaaaaagaacatcaaacGTGGTGGTTActgtgatggtttggggctgcATTGTCAATTCAGGAtctggatgacttgctgtgatcgatggaaccatgaattctgctctttaatgGAAAAtcatgaaggagaatgttcagccatcagtttgtgacctcaagctggaagacacttgggttctgcagcaggacaacgatccaaaacataccagcatgttaacttctgaatggcttaaaaaaggGTTtaggcctagtcaaagtccagaatTGAAgttgattgaaatgctgtggcatgaccttaaaaagccagttcatgctcaaaaaccctctagtgttgctgaattaaaacaattccacATGGAAGAGTGGgataaaatatctccacagagatgtgaaagactcattgccagttatagaaaatgcttgatttcagttgttgctgcaaAGGATGGCCCAAACAGTTTTTCACAtggggccaggtagctttgaatagttaattatttccttaataaataaaataaccatttaaaaactgcattgtatgtttacttgggttatctttgtctgatattgacAGTTCATATGTTTGATGATCTTGAAGTGTgggaactatgcaaaaaaaaaaaaaaaatttgagaagggggaaaaTATTTTCAGATGGCACTGTACATGATTTAGTAAAAGAAACTCATGGCAGCATTCGCCTCTTGCAGGTGTACAAGTCAGAACCTTTCCCCGGTCTCTTCCTTGGGTCCGATTTTGCCGTTACTGTTATGGCTCTGCCGGTGCCTGAGAAGTGGGAGCACTTTTATCAGTAGCAAGATCTTCTCCACACGCTGTAAGATACGCACACGTACTGCACTTGCACACGAATAAtattgaatacttatggttgtcaTTCACTGTAGGCTGCTGTGCaaacgtctttgttttttttggcaaagCTGTAACGCTTATATTTCATTCATTAGTTGTCGCCCTCTTGATTAGAATATGACTAAAAAATACACATAAAAATTTGAGAAATAGTGTAATATAGTCAGTTGCAGGAATAGCAAAAGGAGAAATATTACTATTAACATTAATCCTCTCATTAATCAGTCAAATTAGTGAACTTGCGTTCCACATTATCTCAGGTGTTCATTTTTACTTCCACTGTCGAAAagatttctgtttttttaattaagttttgaaatgagcttgttctcattttcttttatcacaaaaacctggcataaCAGGCGTTTGTAGGCTTTTacatataacacacacacacactgtgaaaATGGCGAAGGAATGTTAGACGCATTTATACATTCAtgcaattgaatcattattctgtcataaatacaaaataaaatcagagcCTTAGGATTTATAGAGACACTTTCCCCACTCCCAGTCACCAATCTTAACAACAATTCTGCTTTGAACAAAGTCAtgaacaataaaacaagtgaTTGCCTAAGATTTTTGCACAGACCTGTATTTACAGCACACAACATTTTAGTAATTACTGCACATTGTGATTTTGCAGCATGTGCAGAGAAAAACGGATTTCAGCGGTGCAAAGCAGGTGAggaaacaaagcaaacaaagcCAACTTCAATTTCCCACATTTCGAAAAGAAATGACAATGCACAGTAAAGCATGCTAaagttaaatactgtacagtgaaacctcttttccaaccttgttttgaaactaGAACAGCCAATGTTTATAAACAGATTATATTCATCTTTGGGGTTTTCACTGTACAGTACTCTTTATACCATGTACTTCATTGCTTTGAATTCATGGAAAATGTTGCTTGTGGTTATAGACTGGTACCCAAATTACATTGATGTTCagcagagaggaactgtgatcAGCATCACCTTCAACCTGGCGCCTCCTAACTTGGACATCACAAGCTACTTTTCGTATTGTTCAGCAAATGGCAAGACCACATACACAGAGATCGCACCTGTAAGTGACTTTCCTCGTAACTGTATACACTCGctggtcacttcattaggtacacctgcactatCTAAAGAGATCCAATGAGAGAGCTGTATCATTAGCCCTTTGCAAAGATAACTCGTTTTTGATGCACTGTCACACATATTTTGCACTGTTGATAAGAAATGTAACCAAACCGTAACCGTGCTAGCTCATCACCGTTGCAAACTTGTTGCGGAATGTATGCTTCCGCTGCTATCAATTCGGCAAAGGTTTTGAGGTAATCCTCTGCTGCTTTAATATCTGTACCTGCTGCCTTGCCATGTCTACAGAGTCAACTGAGTGAATGCGGGCCCtccttttaaattttttgaacCAGCCCGACTGCCTTTAAACTCGTTCGGTACCTCGCCCATCGAAGTGCCTGGGGTCTGTTGCAGCAAATCAGAGTAAATGGCTCACAGCTTCCCGCAGCTAACGCTTTGTGTCGCGATGTTCTTCTTAACCAGACACATGCCGTTGCTAAGGGCATGATAAGCAAGTGCATTTTCATGGTGAAACAGCCATGAGTTGTTCTGCCCGAACTTTCTCCTCCTCTCACACACTGAACGAAGCCAAATCTGCGGGATCTCTTTGTTGAAGTGCTAATTGATTGTCTGGCCTACAATGAAGGACAAAAGTCATAGTttgtcaatgaaaaaaatattttgtgacaccagtcctggaccTTTTTTGACACACCTCCTATACgtaaatatgtactgtactataTATGTATAAACCGTATTTGTGTATACATACTTATgtacaatacatatatatataacacagtatatgtatatatgtatgtatggctatatacagtggacccccacatactcGTGGTTCGGcatcttatcttttttttctcgtttttcttaatttttttgttttacggGAGAAATCAACCCCCGAAAACGCTTATTGGTGGTCTATCCTGGCTTATTCGAGAatttttggggttaaaaaaaaaaaaaaaaaaaaaaaatcaatatttttttcggTGCAATATAATGGGCATCAGTTATACAGGATTTTTGCAATTGGCAGTCCGGgctggtccctatcccctgcgaatagcgcggtccactgtacacagtattctttttactgtttttgtttaatgcatgaatgaattgtttcatggatgtaataaaatgtaattgtttgcTTTAAATGAAGTTATTAATTCCATTTGACATCTTTAGAACATTTCCCGAAACCAAACACACCACACCTTTGAGCTCCGAGACCTCGAAGAAGGAAGCAATTACACATGCGAGGTAAAATGACTTTGGAATTCAACAGATATGCACAATAGCTATAATTAGGTTgtgataaataaaacaattgttttggtGAAGGAGGTGGAGTCATACTGGATACATAAATATATGCCGTAACACTTTCTATGATTTACCACAAAATTCTGATGAGAACACTATCACAATTCCCATGTGAATATTTATCTTGATAACGTGACTGTTACAGATAGCTGCAAACGAAATGGACGCAGTGAGGAAATTATTCAAGTTTCAGTTTGAGCGCCGAGGTATGTGTCTGATGTCAAATTGCCTTCAAATGAGGAAGCAAATTTACCTGGTTAAtgctcattttattttgcataatTAACTTGGACCACAACACATTACCTCAGCTAACATTGTACATGCTGAAGTCAAAGTGTCTTGTAACTAAAAACAACTTTCATGACCTCAGGAGCTGCCTCAGCATCTCCCTGTTGGACTATGGTGCTTCCTGTGGGTTTTGCTGTTGTCTGTATTTTTGGAGTGCTGTTGGCTGTTCTTAGGCAGACGCCTTGCATACAAATGAAGAAGCCTTCTATCAAATCAGGTGCAAAGCAGTTTAAACACTTCAATTGACATTATATAAGTACAGtacatggtttttttttcagggtgacAAATCTGATTTTGTTATGCTGTGTTGAGTAGTGTGTAAATACACTATGTACCCACTTCTTCAGATTTAATTGAGCAGCTGGAAGAAGTGAAGGCCCAGGAGGAAGTGTTGATACTGTCTGAAAACCAGAAGAGTCGTCCTCGCCTTTTGATTTGCTACAGTAGCAATGATGGCCCCGCCCACGTCAATGCGGTCATGAAGCTTGCCGCCTTCATGCAACAACACATGGCAACTCAGGTAGTACACTTGTATAGAAGTATATAATTGATTAACTTTTGATGATATACATAATGGGTTTAATTTTGTATCACTGATGGCGTTTTCATTATAAAGAAAATGGTGGGGAACCAACCAGTTATGTAGGCCTACATACCAGAATAATGACAGTACTCTTTATATCCTCCCACAGCATACGGAAAAACTTAATTCATGAATCATTATAAAACTTCACAGCATAATTTTTTTAGATTATCATCAgtattattttactgtatatgttacatttcggcggcacggtggacaattggttagagcgtcagcctcacagttctgaggactggggttcaatccccggtcccgcctgtgtggagtttgcatgttctccccgtgcctgcttgggttttctccgggcactccggtttcgtcccacatcccaaaaacatgcattaattcgagactctaaattgcccgtaggtgtgactgtgagtgcgaatggttgtttgtttgtatgtgcccagcgattggctggcaaccagttcagggtgtaccccgcctcctgcccgatgatagctgggataggctccagcacgcccgcgaccctggtgaggaa from the Phycodurus eques isolate BA_2022a chromosome 1, UOR_Pequ_1.1, whole genome shotgun sequence genome contains:
- the si:ch211-207e14.4 gene encoding LOW QUALITY PROTEIN: interleukin-17 receptor D (The sequence of the model RefSeq protein was modified relative to this genomic sequence to represent the inferred CDS: deleted 1 base in 1 codon), which gives rise to MWRATLILCHVLVPGQLVQSPDELRTTITPQNCGLSCVRQGGPGCDYCRISSDDVNAALGLTSKNQFGTCLPWPCFKLLGEEDPGICNHYVQAPTDVTIEFVPDPEPKSDTMVVSWKPSQYGITFLRGFQVILQPLGGFGVACQLFLFQKNLTLSASHAQKVYKSEPFPGLFLGSDFAVTVMALPVPEKWEHFYQSKIFSTRSCAEKNGFQRCKADWYPNYIDVQQRGTVISITFNLAPPNLDITSYFSYCSANGKTTYTEIAPNISRNQTHHTFELRDLEEGSNYTCEIAANEMDAVRKLFKFQFERRGAASASPCWTMVLPVGFAVVCIFGVLLAVLRQTPCIQMKKPSIKSDLIEQLEEVKAQEEVLILSENQKSRPRLLICYSSNDGPAHVNAVMKLAAFMQQHMATQVCLDLWDFLGLAEEGSMAWFCRQIQESDFVLVVCSWGLCCKGGTSAQGSLDSEVMVGLIGAEVGRAKSDGKDLSKYMAAIFNYSKETDIPTELGLVFRYKLPADLLLLFSQLHQVRLHTPGRYMKINNISDEDFALSPAGQALQQAISDTEEAMKENQKKILDSEEGGKEGNANA